The Hevea brasiliensis isolate MT/VB/25A 57/8 chromosome 9, ASM3005281v1, whole genome shotgun sequence nucleotide sequence GTAAGTATTTTGACtatgaaattattaatatttttagattatatttatatattaaatattcacatatttaatattatattttgtaGGAAGAGATGCAAAGGATTGAGAAACGACCAACAAATGATAATGAGACTGGTCATGCTCCAGATGATGTCTTAAAAGAGGTGTTTGGTGTTAGATTTGGTTATGTCCGTGGTAAAGGATTAGGATACAAAGCAAGCACTAGACGAATGGCATGTGGTTCTAGAAATGAGGAATTAAATGAATTGAGAGATGAGGTAGCAAGGTTGAATGCTCGTTTGAAGGAACAAGAACAATGCAATAATGAGATAGCACAACTAAATGCTCGACTCAAGGAACAAGAAGAGcacaatttggagttttttaaaaGATTTGAGAGTGTGATAGGATACAAATCATCAGAAAGTTAGGATATGACAATAGTAAATACTTTTTAGatatatttaatttcatgaattggaaAAACTACTTTTTGAATGACTTTTTATTTAAATCTATTGTAGGATTAACAGATCGAGTGATGAAGGCTTGCAGACTAGCAATGAAGTTGAATTAGAGTTTGAAGACTACTATTATCATAGGagttttattttgaatattatcAAGTATGAACAAATTAGGAATAAAAGTAGgtaaatttaagtttattttgcATACTAGCTACGTAACTTAAAAATTATTGTTATATCATACTTTAAAACTTATGTTGCGTTTTATTGTTGAATATTGATTTTATCATATAGTTGTtttgaattaaatatgaaatttacgAGTATCAATATTTTTaacaattataaatataatatcccAATATTAAAAGCAACTTTATAGGGAACAAAATATGAGGATATGAGGATGAAAATTATCTCTATTCAATTTTTATCAGGGAACGACTGTTGTCCCTTTAATAGTAAAGGACGACTATGGTCTCCATAATTGGGGACAAGTATTGTCCTCTTTAAATAGGGACGAATGTCATCCCCTTTTAATAGGGGGACGATTATGGTCCCCCTTGAGTCTGATCCAAAATTAGGGACCAGCGTCGTCCCCCTTTTATAGGGGACGATTATGGTCCCCCTTGAGTTTGGACAATGGGAACGACATTCATTCCCATATAGGGGGACGACAGTCATCCCCATGTTAGGGGATGACTATGATTGTTGTCCCCATATTAGGGACGACTATTGTCTCCATATTGGGGATGACTATCGTCTCTTTTTTCAGAGACGACATTATGATTGTCGTCCCCTATAGAATAGGATACAGAGGTAAAGAGGACAACAGGTGGGGACGATTAATGTCATCCCTTATACCTTTGAGAACAATTATTCATAGCTTTGGGGACAATTTTATGTGTCCCCTATACTCACTTTTTTTATAGTGATTttgagaagaaaaataattagtaaagTTTGAGTAACTTTTTTCTTAGCATCAAATTAGATGATATTAGATCGAAATATTATTAACCGTTCCTAgtcataataaaattatttgcTTTCATATTTATGTAATTATAATTGAATACACAtgaattattatataataaatgaaattcatatactaaaaataattatatatgataattactttaaattatttgtttttattcaTAAGTAGTATTTGATACTTGGTATTAGCCTTCACAATAtaaagaaaattttttctattagCAATTAAGGGGTATTTGCTATTattgtttaaaattataaaatttaaaattaaaatcaaaaataaaaataaaattaataataaaaaaattacaatgatgtttaattaaaatttttttttttgaaataattgcaattttgatatatatatatatatatatatatatatatatatgattacaatttttattttttaaattatataattttattcataaaagaaaataataactcCATGTAACATAATATAGAATTACGGTCCAATTTTATTTAGAATTACCAAagcaaatatataaaaaataaaaaaatataaattaagaataaatatgTTAtagtaatattatattatatataaaaaattaatagagattTAGCTATAAATAtcctatattatttttattatttataaaaatgatgctaaaaatagttttttaatatatacatatatataaacatTTTTCTTAGCTAATAGGTCTACACTTTTTGCAATAAATATATGAGTTCcttgttaataaaataatataaacaaATTTGCCACTTAAACATTTTTGTGACGACAAATTCATCACTATTAGCATTTAGCAATGAAGTTTATGCGAGAAactaaattcataaaaaaaaaataattatgatattattataattaatatacattaaaattatatagtaattacaatttctaattttaaagttgtataattttataattgtaatcctataaatattattaattcactaaaaattatttaatttattataataaaattaataaatttcaatCTCACttcctttaatttatttttttaattatttttaatatttacaaacttatattattaaattttaattaataaaaaaattaattacatgtgctttaaaattaatgaattaaaataaattatttgacagTTTATAATCTCAATTTTAATTTGACTATAATTTTTATGTTAAGACTCTTAAATCCTAATTCCATaagtaatatttaataattataaacttaagttaaaaaaaaaactctcgatatatatatatatatatatttcactaaaattattttttaaaaaaactctTATATTTGTGAACATAAATATACTTCATGAATAAATTATCactatataaaattatttgaatcttcatttttaattaactttCATAGTTTTTTCTTTGGTTTTATACTTTGAGTTATTATTAGTAGTTTTAtactaatttttattataattgaaatttacttAAAATGACTATAATCTATACTAAGTCTTtagtttataaaaaaatttaaatcaattttgataaaaattgtCAAACAAttcatatatattaaaataattatgttataaaatttattaaataagtaTTTAATTTTGACGCACACAcgttaaaaagactagtagaattataaaattgaatttttagagCAAGTAAAACTATTTTTAAAAtaggattaaaattttaatttacattaattatattacttaatatttagtttattaaaaaaaaaatgttggggAGGCTTCAAAGCCCAACAGTTACCAGGCTTTGATTTAGGAGCTGTAGCGTCTAGTTAGCAATGGGCTTTCCCTTTGGGTGGGCTTTCAAGTTTCACCAATTGCTGCCCTGCCACAAGGGTTTATTGCGTTTCCAATTCCACTGTAATTTAGCCTATTAGGGTGTGGAAAAGGAAGAAAGGGAGGCGAGTTTCCTTCTTCTGCTTGCTGCTTTACCTTTCTCAAAGCTAAGTTTTGATCAGGTAAAATTTCTTTGCTTTCTTCTGATCTTAGATTTCTCTTCAGATTTTTATCAGGTAGCTTAATTGCTTTTTACGTTTATTTTTCACCCCCCCTTTTTCTGGGGTGTGTTTAATTTTCTGTCAATTTCATTAGAATAAAGGGTCAGTCAGTTATATTCACACAGACAGCAGCTGTGATGGCATTGCAGGAAGCAAAGAGgttttaacttcgattaaaaaacttgaaaattcaTGCTTCTTGTATTTGGGTTTGGggttaatttctaatttttttttttgttggtttCCTGATTAATCTGATAGACTTGAGAATACTTTTCCACATATTGTTTTTGCCATTTTATGGTTTTACTTATTCTTGTTAAATCTGTTGTTATACCATTTGATTATATGTATGCATATTTGTAAGCCATGCCAATTTTTGTATGCAAACAGGTCTTCATCGATGGCAGATGAAAAGGTTGACAAAGAAGTCCCTGTTGAAGAAAATGGGACTAAAGAAGAAAATGGGATTTCAGAACCTTCAATAAGCAATGAAAATGATGAGTCTTCTGAGCTTTCTTCTACTAtagaaaaagatgaagatgaaGGGAAAGGTAATTAGTTTTTAGGGTTTCTTCATTGATCCTCTTTAACTTGCCAATTGTTTTGTTTGTGGTTAATAATTGGTTttgttgaaattatttttaactacATTTCTAACAGGAAAAAGAGTTGGTCAAAAAATTTTTTTGGCTAATCAGGTTTTTTAAAAGCAACATGTTGGATGTGATTTAGCATGAGGTGTATGACTGCATAGCCGAGAAAAAGTCAGTGTCTTTGACAGATATAATGGAAGAAATAAAATGTGATACTGTGTGATGGTTGTCACTTTTTTTAATGGTTCTTATTCTCAATGTTGTAGCGTTTTCTCTATGGGTATCTTAATTCGTTTTACTGAGAGATTCAGGATTTTTGTGTGATATCCAGTGTGGCAATTCCCGCTATAAAAGGCCTGATTTAGTGATTTTGCCTCAAAATTTGGCCACACTTTGCTAACTTATGCAACTGTATGCATCTGAAAACTGTTTTGTTGcagaagtttcaaagaagaaaaagaagaaaaataaaagcaaGTGAGGACTTTTCTAGCTTTGATGCAGCATCCATGTTTGTGTTTTCTGTGCGTAGTTATCAGTCAATAATTTTTCATCTTTAATCCTCAGGAAAAAGAAGGAATTGCCACAGCAGACTGATCCACCCACTATTCCTGTTATTGAGCTTTTTCCATCTAGGGAGTTTCCTGAGGGTGAAATTCAACAATACAAAGATGAGTGAGTATATTTTGTTTCCTTTGACCACAATCATGCAATTCACTGCATATACAAAATTGTCTATGCGAAGCAATTCTGCTCAAATGTGCTTGAGCAATTGTACAACTATATAGGCTCAAATGTGTTTACCATTCATGCATAAGAGGAAGCTTTAACTCATAATACATAATAATTGATACTTTCTTCAATTATTTCGTAATACAATGCATATGTAATAATTGAAATTTGCTTTGATCATTTCTTAATATGATGCATGCGTAATAATTGAAATTTGCTTTGATCATTTCTTAATATGATGCATGCGTAATAATTGAAATTTTCTTTGACCATTTCTTAATATGATGCTAAAGGAACTAATGGAACTTGTTAAATGATTATCTTTCTATCTTTTCAGATATATGATAACCAAAGTGACCACTATCACTAAAATGTCTCCACCTTCCAGTATCGTCATTTGTGTTTCAAGTGAATTTGTGCATCTTTTGTCCTCTTTCTGTGTTGAGCTAATTATTGGGAACTTATGTTTCAGTAATTTATGGAGGACTACATCTGAGGAGAAGAGAGAGTTGGAGCGTCTTGAAAAGCCTATATATAATTCAGTTCGGCAAGCAGCAGAAGTTCATCGACAGGTTGCTATTAAGCTTTATGTGTGAATGTTTCTGCTTAACCTTTCTTGGCATCTACTTGACATGTTACCTACTTTGATATTAGGTTCGGAAGTATATCAAAGACATATTGAGGCCTGGAATGTTAATGACTGACCTATGTGAGACCTTGGAGAATACAGTTCGTAAGTTAATATCAGAGAATGGTCTACAAGCAGGCATTGCATTTCCTACTGGATGTTCTCTGAACTGGTGGGCACCTTCTAACAGTATATTTGAATTTACTATTTTCTTTTCCTGGttgtacctttttttttttttttaaagttcctCTGTGTTGACAGGGTTGCTGCTCATTGGACCCCTAATACTGGGGATAAGACTGTGCTTCAGTATGATGACGTGATGAAGTTAGATTTTGGAACTCATATTGATGGTAAAAGCTCTTACAGTCCTACTTCTCAGCGTGTTCAAATGCTCATACTATTGTTACTTGTTGAAAATGAACTGTGGATAAATTATGctgctcctttttttttttggctggAGCCCTTATTTGAAATAGTGGTTATGGAATTTGCAGGGTATATCGTGGACTGTGCATTTACAGTAGCATTCAATCCTATGTTTGACCCGCTACTTGAAGCTTCACGAGAGGCAACCAACACGGGTATCAAGGTGCTTGAACATTTATCCCTACAGTTTTTAACTCCATCTACTTGGTGCTGTGCAGTTGGTGCGGAAAAAAAAATCTGTTTTCATCTGATTCTTAGTTTTGAACCACTGTGGACTCATCAATTTTCAAAAGAGGAAAGCTTTACGTCATTAATTGATAGCGTCTACGGTTCTCTAGGAGTTTAGGAGTcttggatttatttttttctgtgtatatatatgtgtgtgtgtgtgtgtgtgtgtgtgtgtgtgctttGGCAATGTAATATTGAGTGTTTATTACATTTCGAAGTCGTGCATGCTAAATAGGGATTTCTCTCTCATCTTCGTTGCATCTCTTACTCTTATTTTCTCTCTCTAAAATAGCTGCTCAAATACGTCATCTAGTGTGCCCAAGTCCCAAAATACCGCCAAATTTTGTTTTTGTCTAGCTTTAATCAATCCTATGTTGTACCCACTTCACCCTTAGCAGAGCGTGCAATAAAAGGTGGTAACTTCATTTGTGTAGATTTCGTGATTTTATGTTTCTTCAATTGTCTATCCTTATTTGATAACAGTATGTTTGGTATGAATAAAGctggaaagaaagaaagagggaGATGGAGAAGGAGCATCGTAGTTGTTTGGAGACATTGTTGGACTTTCTAATGTATAAGAAGGAGTGCAGTTTGTATGAAAAATACGTATCTATCTATCTGTAACTCACTAAACCCATTGTGATTTATAAGTTGCTCCATGGAATTTTGTAAGAAGTCTTAAAAAATGTAGTTCTTACTCCAAAATGAATGTTTGTGAAACGTATACCACTCTGAAGACTACTGCCATTTGATGTTTAGGAATCTGGGATTGATGTGCGACTTTGTGATGTTGGTGCTGCCATCCAAGAGGTCATGGAATCATATGAGGTTGAAATTAATGGGAAGGTGTTTCAAGGTATGGCATTATTTGAGTTTTGAATCGTTGTGtacattttttattattgtaaataaatatttttaagcattacacatttctgaggatttaactcttgtttagagtggagaaagcgaatccatatagccgaccccaaagttttaggataaaggcttagttgatttgtaaataaatatttttctaaataataattcaattttaattgtaGAAAAGACATAATATAATTTTAGTTATACAAAAGTCAATGTTTTCCATTTGGAAAAAAGTTGGAAAACAGAACTTTTGTTATAAATGAAAATAATGGAAAACTAAAAGCTCTTTTCCAAATTTTAGTTactttttggaaaactagaaaaCTGAAAAACCAGCACATATGAAAATGAAACTCTGTTTTTCAGTTTTCTTGGAAAATTTTTGTAAGAAAGCTACTCCAATTTTTCACAAGTGAACAGGCCCTTAGAATTCCAATTTTACAAGGCCGGTTTTTACTGTTTTCAATGCAGTCATTGTATTTTCCATTATCTTTATGTCTCATATAGAATGTTGAAATTTTTACATTGTTTTTGGGCTGAACTGGAGGAACAACATAATCTAGGTTAACTGTTTCACTTAATATGATGTTGGAAAAGAGGATGTACCTTGTCCGGTGCTTTCTATAGTTGCCTTGTTTCACAATGAagagaagaaaataaaatttgtggaagtatgtattagagaaaaggtaggagtggtgctaattgaggataagttgatagaagggagattgaggtggtttggtcatgtgaagcgtagacatatggaggctccagttagacaagtagagcacattaggttagatgatagaaagaaaaaaatgagtagacctaaattgatttggaggagaggagagtagtacaacatgacctagaagtattacacatttctgaggatttaactcaaaatcgtttagagtggagaaagctaatccatatagccgacctcaaatttttgggataaaggtttagtttgAGTATGTATTTTATCTCACAATTTTATGTAAAGTAATACTTATTTTTCATAAAGTAATTATTTCATGGAAACTATATTAGATTAATGAAAAAAATAAGGGAAAATTAGtatttagtccctatattttaataaaactaactaTTTGGtccctgtattttgaaaaatacattaTTTAGTCGTTTTTTTGCTTTCATTAAACTATTTAGTCTCTTCGTCAAATTTTCTGTTATTTATGTtattcaaactactatttagtccctctattttaagaaaactaattagttaatccttatattttcaaaaaattactatttagtccctttattttagtgaaactaattagttgatcaatgtattttcaaaaatatattattagataaaaatagaaattttaatttgtggagactaaatctgaatttatatatttttttaaattttcaattccttggacatcatttttatattttcattactGATAAATAATTTTCCTTTATTACTTGTAAATTTAAGTAAACTGATTAATTTTTTTGTATAGACAATTTGTACCATTTTTAAAAACAGATGAAAATAAAGAGAGAATGAGGGGAGAAGGGTGCGAGTGTAGAGGAGAAGCAACATGGAGAGATAGAAATAAGAGAAATAAGAGGGAGAGGATTATGGtagtttaggtataaaaaataattatgggaCTAAATAATTAACGAAGTCAAATTACAGGGATTAACTAATGTGTTTTTCTAAAATATAGggactaactaattagtttcactaaaatagagggactaaataATAGTTTGATTAATATTGATTAATGGAAAAATTGACAGAGGGACTAAATAGTTTAACGAAGCCAAAAAATAAGAACTAAAtaatgtatttttcaaaatacagggaCCAAGTAGTTAGTTTCGTTAAAATAcagagactaaataataatttatccaaAAAATAATGACATTTCATGAAAAAATAatcatatataatatttattagagAAATGAATGTGGtaaagaattattttaaattgataataataaaaatgctattatttatatttttattagtaaatataaataatttcattcattattattatttgaaatgaGTATCCCTTTGCATAAAATTTGTGagataaaatgaaaaataatttctTGAAGTTTGAACTTTCTTCATAAAACAAAGTAATCTTAATTTGTATCACAGAAGCCACCCTTTAACTTTATGTTGTCATTGTGAAAATAATAGTACTTTGGTAGTTCAATTTGTATCTTTGTCATTTGACAATGAATTTGGTTATAGTTTAGGTCTCTGAATTTATTATTGAATCACTCATGCATACTTGTCTCTGTTTGACATGGACTTATAATGTCATTGGCAGTTAAAAGCATCAGAAACTTGAATGGACACAGCATTGGGCGTTATCAGATCCATGCTGGAAAATCAGTTCCAATTGTTAAAGGAGGGGAGCAGACAAAAATGGAAGAGGGTGAATTCTTTGCGATTGAAACATTTGCATCAACCGGTAATTGTAGAATTTAGCAgggaatttattatttatatcttTTGAGAAAGATAGCGGCCTTCACCATGAGTTAAAAGAGTAATAAGTCTTTTTCTGTTATTATGTAGGAAAGGGCTATGTCAGGGAAGATCTGGAGTGCAGTCATTACATGAAAAATTTTGACGCTGGACACATCCCATTGAGGTTGCCAAGAGCAAAGCAACTGTTAGCAACAATCAACAAGAACTTCTCCACATTGGCCTTCTGTAGACGGTATTTAGACCGCCTAGGGGAGACTAAATATTTGATGGCATTAAAGAATTTATGTGATGCTGGAATTGTTCAGGTATTCCTCAAACTTAGCTCCAACGTTCCCATCACCTTCCTCCCTTCTACCAATGCTTTTGAAGTTCAAATTCATTGGTAAACATAGGTTCCAGTCAATATGCCTCACTGTTTTAATGTTTTTCATAAATTTGCAGTGAGATTCTTCATTTTCATCAGAGGAATGTCTAAtcaatttatgaaattttatctTTCATACTTATTGATGTCTATGTTCTTCTgtgttatttttggcagccatatcCTCCTCTATGTGATATTAAGGGCAGTTATGTATCCCAGTTTGAGCATACTATCTTGCTACGGCCAACGTGCAAGGAAGTTATATCAAGAGGAGATGACTATTAGTTTCGGTTGAGTGCGTGTTTGTTGGTGGCACCACCAGGAATGTAAAAGATTTGAATCTAATATTTATCATTGTCTGTTTTTTAACTGTTGTTTCTTTTGTAAGAAGTTGAGATCTCAGTAGAGAAAAGAAGGAAACTTTGTTGTTATCTCACTGTATACTTTAGGGATGATTGTGCCACATAATGTAGAGGCTAGCATCACTTGGCTATCGAAGTGAATTAGACCGGTCCAATTCAAAACTGAAATCGATGTAAAATCAAAACAGAGCCTGGAATCAGAGGACCTTTCGATTTAGACCCCTCTGAAATTGGGATCGCTAATCCAATTTCGGTGCCCCTGGGCTTGAAATCCAATTTGCTGGTCTGATTCCAGCCAAAACTGGAACATTGGCCTGTCCTACTTCAGAGTCATGGTTGCCCAAAAGGTACCGCTGTTGGCCTTAAGATGTGAAGCAAGAAATTGTCAAATGCGCCTTGAGTATCAATTGGAGAAGTATCAAATTATATCGAGGGATCAGCTTTaatattttcttttcaattaaaGTTTTTGAAATTACAATTCTAATGAAAACTCCAATTTGCATTGGACTTTCAGAGAATTACAGTTCATGTGAAAGCCCAAATTTGCATGGGAGGTTATAATTAAGGGTGTAAATCAACAAGCTGCTTGTGAGCTATCCAAGGCTCGACTTTATAAAACTTGGGCTCGATTCGTCTCATTTTTTAAATGAGTTAAGCTCATACTCAAATTTTATGCTCGTTTAATAAACTAGCTGAACTCTAACTTGACAATATTTGGCTCGAGTTTGAGCTCGGCTCGTTTATAAGCTTGCGAGTCTGGCTCGCGATCTGATTT carries:
- the LOC110653488 gene encoding methionine aminopeptidase 2B isoform X2 translates to MADEKVDKEVPVEENGTKEENGISEPSISNENDESSELSSTIEKDEDEGKVSKKKKKKNKSKKKKELPQQTDPPTIPVIELFPSREFPEGEIQQYKDDNLWRTTSEEKRELERLEKPIYNSVRQAAEVHRQVRKYIKDILRPGMLMTDLCETLENTVRKLISENGLQAGIAFPTGCSLNWVAAHWTPNTGDKTVLQYDDVMKLDFGTHIDGYIVDCAFTVAFNPMFDPLLEASREATNTGIKESGIDVRLCDVGAAIQEVMESYEVEINGKVFQVKSIRNLNGHSIGRYQIHAGKSVPIVKGGEQTKMEEGEFFAIETFASTGKGYVREDLECSHYMKNFDAGHIPLRLPRAKQLLATINKNFSTLAFCRRYLDRLGETKYLMALKNLCDAGIVQPYPPLCDIKGSYVSQFEHTILLRPTCKEVISRGDDY
- the LOC110653488 gene encoding methionine aminopeptidase 2B isoform X1, which codes for MADEKVDKEVPVEENGTKEENGISEPSISNENDESSELSSTIEKDEDEGKEVSKKKKKKNKSKKKKELPQQTDPPTIPVIELFPSREFPEGEIQQYKDDNLWRTTSEEKRELERLEKPIYNSVRQAAEVHRQVRKYIKDILRPGMLMTDLCETLENTVRKLISENGLQAGIAFPTGCSLNWVAAHWTPNTGDKTVLQYDDVMKLDFGTHIDGYIVDCAFTVAFNPMFDPLLEASREATNTGIKESGIDVRLCDVGAAIQEVMESYEVEINGKVFQVKSIRNLNGHSIGRYQIHAGKSVPIVKGGEQTKMEEGEFFAIETFASTGKGYVREDLECSHYMKNFDAGHIPLRLPRAKQLLATINKNFSTLAFCRRYLDRLGETKYLMALKNLCDAGIVQPYPPLCDIKGSYVSQFEHTILLRPTCKEVISRGDDY